One window from the genome of Hoplias malabaricus isolate fHopMal1 chromosome X2, fHopMal1.hap1, whole genome shotgun sequence encodes:
- the LOC136677346 gene encoding chemerin-like receptor 1, whose translation MDNQCNETCDYDALDEESKATASLLSGIRMLYIVGYIIICALGVILNSYVIVVGCHQYHKLQKSPPIIWILALAVTHLVFSLFLVLQLLYAWHHFNWQCGAALCKFSSYVFYVSMFSTAAILSLCTISSRCPDKIKCGSHGTFTALVFILCSWTFGVILSSPSLVSRELRNTHLGLQCIDDFDFDKEKTTDDGVKKMTAVVFSRFLLGILVPMFLMTINICLGKLQDRSMKETYKWVIGLIKVAYLICWTPLIILQLVLVTNRREKSFDYLLPAATVLAASHSMVNPLIYLLVGRKLNMKWLLKMDEKNSERVALRNMS comes from the coding sequence ATGGACAATCAATGTAATGAGACTTGTGACTATGATGCGCTGGATGAAGAAAGCAAAGCAACTGCTTCTCTCCTCAGTGGCATCAGGATGTTGTACATTGTTGGATACATCATCATTTGTGCCCTGGGTGTGATCCTCAACAGTTATGTGATCGTTGTGGGTTGTCATCAATACCACAAGCTTCAGAAATCCCCACCCATCATCTGGATTCTGGCACTGGCTGTGACCCACCTGGTCTTCTCCTTATTCCTGGTTCTGCAGTTGCTCTATGCCTGGCACCACTTCAACTGGCAATGCGGAGCTGCTCTTTGCAAGTTTTCATCCTACGTATTTTATGTCAGCATGTTCTCCACAGCTGCTATACTCAGCCTTTGCACCATCAGCAGCAGATGCCCTGACAAAATTAAATGTGGCAGTCATGGCACGTTCACAGCCCTTGTCTTTATTCTATGCTCCTGGACATTCGGAGTGATCCTCAGCAGTCCATCTCTGGTCTCCCGTGAGCTTCGTAACACTCATTTAGGGCTGCAGTGCATTGACGACTTTGATTTTGACAAAGAGAAGACCACAGATGACGGTGTGAAAAAGATGACTGCGGTTGTTTTCTCCAGGTTCCTGCTTGGGATCTTGGTTCCCATGTTCCTGATGACCATTAACATCTGTCTGGGAAAACTACAAGATCGCAGTATGAAAGAAACCTATAAGTGGGTGATCGGCTTAATTAAGGTGGCTTACTTAATCTGCTGGACACCTCTGATTATTTTACAGCTTGTTCTGGTTACTAACAGGAGAGAAAAGTCCTTTGATTATTTATTACCAGCGGCCACGGTGCTAGCTGCATCTCATTCTATGGTCAACCCACTAATCTACCTGTTGGTGGGACGCAAATTGAATATGAAATGGCTGTTAAAAATGGACGAAAAAAACAGTGAACGTGTTGCACTAAGAAATATGTCATAA